One genomic segment of Primulina tabacum isolate GXHZ01 chromosome 9, ASM2559414v2, whole genome shotgun sequence includes these proteins:
- the LOC142556435 gene encoding heat shock factor-binding protein-like: protein MDGNDPESAKQSTTDMTAFVQNLLQQMQTRFQTMSDSIISKIDEMGNRIDELEQSINDLRTEMGQEGSPSPSAPLNAKEEPKSADE from the exons ATG GATGGAAATGATCCAGAGAGTGCTAAACAAAGTACTACAGACATGACTGCATTT GTGCAAAATCTCCTACAACAAATG CAAACTAGGTTTCAGACAATGTCGGATTCCATCATTTCTAAAA TTGATGAGATGGGTAACCGAATTGATGAGTTGGAGCAGAGCATCAATGATCTTAGAACCGAGATGGGTCAAGAAGGTTCTCCATCTCCTTCAGCTCCACTGAATGCTAAAGAAGAGCCCAAATCTGCTGATGAATGA